One Gossypium raimondii isolate GPD5lz chromosome 3, ASM2569854v1, whole genome shotgun sequence genomic window carries:
- the LOC105794334 gene encoding 65-kDa microtubule-associated protein 6, which translates to MLAFESPLATSARTSTSCNVLLRELQQIWSDIGESEADKDRMLLELERECLEVYRRKVEEAANAKARLHQSVAAKEAEVATLMAALGELNLHSPIQKEKKMAPLKEKLASISPLLEDLRTKKEERRKQFADIKNQIEKISGEISGYNYPNDTMISCLTLEDQDLSLRRLTEFQTRLQTLQKEKSDRLHKVLEYVNEVHLLCGVLGLDFAQTVSDVHPSLQRANQEQSTNISNGTFEGLEQTINKLKTERRIRMQKLKDIAGQLFELWNLMDSPQAEKNVFSRATSILRLSEPEVTEPGVLSTEMIEQASAEVERLTKLKASRMKELVLKRRSELEDICRMTHIKPDASTSVEKSNALIDSGLVDPSELLANIEAQITKVKDEALSRKDIMDRIDRWLLACEEENWLEDYNQDENRYNAGRGAHINLKRAEKARITVTKIPAIVDNLINRTFAWEEEKRALFLYDGERLVSILEDYKLTRKQREEEKKRCRDQKKIQDLLLTEREAIYGSKPSPRKSNSFRKTNGYRANGNGSMTPSTPRRNSVGGATPELLTPRSYSGRQNGYFKEMRRLSTAPINFVAISKEDTVSTYTSVCDSELGSPPHS; encoded by the exons ATGTTGGCCTTTGAAAGTCCTTTAGCCACCAGTGCTCGTACAAGCACAAGCTGCAATGTATTGCTCAGAGAACTTCAG CAAATATGGAGCGACATCGGTGAAAGTGAAGCTGATAAAGACCGGATGCTATTGGAATTGGAGAGGGAATGCTTAGAAGTATACCGCCGGAAGGTCGAGGAAGCTGCCAATGCCAAGGCACGTCTACATCAATCTGTTGCAGCCAAGGAAGCTGAGGTTGCAACACTTATGGCAGCTCTTGGAGAGCTCAATCTACATTCACCG ATtcaaaaagagaagaagatggcaccattaaaagaaaaactcgCTTCTATATCTCCACTGCTTGAGGATCTTAGGacgaagaaagaagaaagaagaaagcaaTTTGCAGAtataaagaatcaaattgaaaagatcAGTGGAGAAATTTCCGGTTACAACTATCCAAATGATACCATGATTAGCTGTTTAACTCTTGAAGACCAAGACTTGTCGCTAAGAAGGCTTACGGAATTTCAGACTCGTCTTCAAACTCTTCAGAAGGAGAAG TCTGATCGCCTTCATAAGGTTTTGGAATACGTAAATGAGGTTCATTTGCTTTGTGGGGTACTAGGGTTGGATTTTGCCCAGACCGTAAGTGATGTGCATCCGAGCTTGCAAAGGGCTAACCAGGAACAATCAACGAATATTAGCAATGGTACATTTGAAGGCTTAGAGCAGACCATTAACAAGCTCAAAACTGAAAGAAGAATTCGAATGCAGAAG TTGAAGGATATTGCAGGTCAACTATTTGAACTCTGGAATTTGATGGATTCACCTCAAGCTGAGAAGAATGTTTTTTCAAGGGCCACTTCTATTCTTAGGTTATCGGAACCTGAAGTTACTGAACCTGGTGTTCTTTCAACTGAGATGATTGAGCAG GCATCAGCAGAAGTGGAAAGGCTCACCAAATTGAAAGCTAGCAGAATGAAAGAACTCGTCTTGAAAAGGAGATCGGAGTTGGAAGATATTTGCAGAATGACTCATATTAAACCTGATGCTAGTACTTCTGTTGAGAAATCTAATGCATTGATTGATTCTG GTCTAGTAGACCCCTCTGAACTCTTAGCAAATATTGAAGCACAGATAACTAAAGTTAAAGATGAAGCTCTGAGTCGAAAAGATATAATGGATAGAATAGATCGATGGCTTTTGGCttgtgaagaagaaaattgGCTTGAAGACTACAATCAA GATGAAAACCGGTACAATGCAGGGAGAGGTGCACATATTAACCTTAAGCGTGCAGAAAAAGCTCGAATAACAGTAACCAAAATTCCGG CAATTGTGGATAATCTGATCAACAGAACGTTCGCttgggaagaagaaaaaagggcATTGTTTCTATATGATGGG GAGCGACTGGTGTCGATACTGGAGGACTACAAGCTGACAAGGAAACAAAGAGAGGAGGAAAAGAAGAGATGCAGg GACCAAAAGAAGATTCAAGATCTGCTCCTGACAGAGAGAGAAGCCATTTATGGGTCAAAACCTAGTCCAAGGAAAAGTAACAGCTTCAGAAAGACAAATGGTTATCGAGCAAATGGAAATGGATCCATGACTCCCAGTACACCTCGTCGGAACTCGGTGGGTGGAGCAACTCCCGAGCTACTTACACCACGTTCATATTCGGGGCGTCAAAATGGCTACTTCAAGGAAATGAGAAGGTTGTCTACAGCACCTATAAACTTTGTGGCCATATCAAAGGAAGATACAGTATCTACATACACTTCAGTATGTGATTCGGAGCTCGGGTCTCCACCACATAGCTGA
- the LOC105794335 gene encoding putative clathrin assembly protein At1g25240 isoform X2, with protein sequence MKLWKRAVGAVKDKNSIVVVYISRRNSFRNPELEAAVIKATSHDELHIDKRSAQVVFSWIRASPVSLGPLIWALSRRMEKTRSWVVAIKGLMLMHGIFHCKAPVVQMMQRLPFDLSTFSDGHSKPSKTWGFNSIIREYFAFLDQRAAIFLEQDNQNNNNKVEERLLLVQQLLKLEKWQSLLDLLLQIRPRAENMKVRLIMEAMDCVIIEIYDVYGIICNEIAKILLKIYSVSKHEAAMALRVLQKAMKQSEELSLFFEFCKEYGVLNATELPTVTRIPEEDVEELERIMNGVSVPEKTINYKEGFEEMNQMEMTAVVEEYTRGTLRTIITDKWVVFEENDEQQYGFSNETKIVAEDDADGSTEKKSQPQVGSETGSQPTAINN encoded by the exons ATGAAGCTATGGAAGAGGGCCGTTGGTGCTGTCAAAGATAAGAACAGCATAGTGGTGGTCTATATTTCCAGAAGGAATTCCTTTAGGAACCCTGAACTTGAGGCTGCCGTTATAAAGGCCACAAGTCACGATGAATTACACATTGATAAAAGGAGTGCGCAGGTTGTGTTTTCGTGGATTCGAGCGTCGCCCGTTAGCCTAGGTCCTCTTATATGGGCCTTGTCTAGGAGGATGGAGAAGACTCGGAGTTGGGTGGTGGCCATTAAAGGGTTGATGCTCATGCATGGCATTTTCCATTGTAAGGCACCAGTGGTTCAAATGATGCAGCGTTTACCCTTTGATCTTTCCACTTTCAGCGATGGACATTCCAAGCCCAGCAAAACCTGGGGTTTCAATAGTATCATCCGTGAGTACTTTGCGTTTCTAGATCAAAGAGCTGCCATTTTTTTAGAGCAAGATAATcagaacaacaacaacaaagtcGAGGAGCGTTTGTTGTTGGTGCAACAGCTTTTGAAATTGGAGAAATGGCAATCTTTGCTTGATTTGTTGCTTCAAATTAGGCCTCGAGCGGAGAATATGAAGGTTAGGCTGATTATGGAAGCCATGGATTGTGTGATCATTGAGATATACGATGTTTACGGTATAATCTGCAACGAGATTGCCAagattttgttgaaaatatatTCCGTAAGCAAACATGAAGCGGCAATGGCGCTTAGGGTTCTTCAAAAGGCAATGAAACAGAGTGAAGAGCTTTCTCTCTTCTTCGAGTTCTGCAAGGAATATGGCGTCCTAAACGCCACCGAACTCCCCACCGTTACTCGGATCCCTGAAGAAGACGTTGAAGAACTTGAGAGGATAATGAATGGGGTTTCAGTTCCAGAGAAGACGATCAATTACAAGGAGGGTTTCGAGGAAATGAACCAAATGGAAATGACAGCAGTTGTGGAAGAATACACAAGGGGAACTTTGAGGACGATAATTACAGACAAATGGGTGGTTTTCGAGGAAAACGATGAACAACAGTATGGTTTCTCTAATGAAACCAAAATTGTTGCAGAAGATGATGCTG ATGGATCAACAGAGAAAAAGTCACAACCACAAGTTGGTAGTGAAACCGGTAGCCAACCGACGGCCATCAACAATTAA
- the LOC105794335 gene encoding putative clathrin assembly protein At1g25240 isoform X1, whose protein sequence is MKLWKRAVGAVKDKNSIVVVYISRRNSFRNPELEAAVIKATSHDELHIDKRSAQVVFSWIRASPVSLGPLIWALSRRMEKTRSWVVAIKGLMLMHGIFHCKAPVVQMMQRLPFDLSTFSDGHSKPSKTWGFNSIIREYFAFLDQRAAIFLEQDNQNNNNKVEERLLLVQQLLKLEKWQSLLDLLLQIRPRAENMKVRLIMEAMDCVIIEIYDVYGIICNEIAKILLKIYSVSKHEAAMALRVLQKAMKQSEELSLFFEFCKEYGVLNATELPTVTRIPEEDVEELERIMNGVSVPEKTINYKEGFEEMNQMEMTAVVEEYTRGTLRTIITDKWVVFEENDEQQYGFSNETKIVAEDDAGKDHLLLPLVPINNLPVYNPYELPDLISF, encoded by the coding sequence ATGAAGCTATGGAAGAGGGCCGTTGGTGCTGTCAAAGATAAGAACAGCATAGTGGTGGTCTATATTTCCAGAAGGAATTCCTTTAGGAACCCTGAACTTGAGGCTGCCGTTATAAAGGCCACAAGTCACGATGAATTACACATTGATAAAAGGAGTGCGCAGGTTGTGTTTTCGTGGATTCGAGCGTCGCCCGTTAGCCTAGGTCCTCTTATATGGGCCTTGTCTAGGAGGATGGAGAAGACTCGGAGTTGGGTGGTGGCCATTAAAGGGTTGATGCTCATGCATGGCATTTTCCATTGTAAGGCACCAGTGGTTCAAATGATGCAGCGTTTACCCTTTGATCTTTCCACTTTCAGCGATGGACATTCCAAGCCCAGCAAAACCTGGGGTTTCAATAGTATCATCCGTGAGTACTTTGCGTTTCTAGATCAAAGAGCTGCCATTTTTTTAGAGCAAGATAATcagaacaacaacaacaaagtcGAGGAGCGTTTGTTGTTGGTGCAACAGCTTTTGAAATTGGAGAAATGGCAATCTTTGCTTGATTTGTTGCTTCAAATTAGGCCTCGAGCGGAGAATATGAAGGTTAGGCTGATTATGGAAGCCATGGATTGTGTGATCATTGAGATATACGATGTTTACGGTATAATCTGCAACGAGATTGCCAagattttgttgaaaatatatTCCGTAAGCAAACATGAAGCGGCAATGGCGCTTAGGGTTCTTCAAAAGGCAATGAAACAGAGTGAAGAGCTTTCTCTCTTCTTCGAGTTCTGCAAGGAATATGGCGTCCTAAACGCCACCGAACTCCCCACCGTTACTCGGATCCCTGAAGAAGACGTTGAAGAACTTGAGAGGATAATGAATGGGGTTTCAGTTCCAGAGAAGACGATCAATTACAAGGAGGGTTTCGAGGAAATGAACCAAATGGAAATGACAGCAGTTGTGGAAGAATACACAAGGGGAACTTTGAGGACGATAATTACAGACAAATGGGTGGTTTTCGAGGAAAACGATGAACAACAGTATGGTTTCTCTAATGAAACCAAAATTGTTGCAGAAGATGATGCTGGTAAAGATCATCTACTACTACCTCTTGTACCCATTAACAATTTACCCGTTTATAATCCTTATGAACTACCAGATTTAATTAGCTTTTAG
- the LOC105794336 gene encoding protein BASIC PENTACYSTEINE2, with amino-acid sequence MDEDALNMRNWGYYEPSFKGHLGLHLMAERDKKPFIPGRDPNNLMVTTNAFHPRDCIVSEAPPIRMQYVRDTWISQREKLFNMLPPVTAPNYDILPETSATHSMPIWQPPPPPDASTRDESVIGRVEEPPASKEGVQSKKRQVGGDPKAPKAKKPRKPKDNTNSSVKPAKKSMDITINGYDMDISSISIPVCSCTGTAQQCYRWGCGGWQSACCTTNVSMYPLPMSTKRRGARIAGRKMSQGAFKKVLEKLAAENYDFSNPIDLRTHWARHGTNKFVIIR; translated from the coding sequence ATGGACGAGGATGCGTTGAACATGCGTAATTGGGGCTACTATGAACCGTCTTTTAAAGGACATCTTGGTCTTCATCTAATGGCTGAGCGGGACAAAAAGCCTTTCATTCCTGGGCGTGACCCCAACAATCTCATGGTTACTACCAATGCTTTTCACCCAAGGGACTGCATTGTCTCTGAGGCACCTCCTATCCGCATGCAATATGTTAGGGATACTTGGATTAGCCAGAGAGAGAAGCTTTTCAACATGTTGCCTCCTGTCACTGCCCCGAATTACGACATTCTTCCAGAAACTTCGGCTACTCATTCCATGCCAATTTGGCAGCCTCCTCCTCCTCCTGATGCTTCAACAAGAGATGAGAGTGTGATTGGTAGGGTCGAAGAACCACCAGCTAGTAAGGAAGGCGTTCAATCGAAGAAAAGGCAGGTTGGGGGTGACCCTAAGGCTCCCAAGGCCAAAAAGCCTAGGAAGCCCAAGGATAATACCAATTCTAGTGTGAAGCCAGCAAAGAAGAGTATGGATATTACAATAAACGGGTATGACATGGATATTTCCAGCATTTCGATTCCAGTTTGCTCGTGCACTGGAACCGCTCAGCAATGTTATCGATGGGGCTGTGGGGGTTGGCAATCTGCCTGTTGCACCACAAATGTATCAATGTACCCTTTGCCAATGAGCACCAAAAGGCGTGGTGCAAGGATAGCTGGCCGGAAAATGAGCCAGGGGGCATTCAAGAAGGTCCTGGAGAAACTTGCTGCTGAAAATTATGATTTCAGTAACCCCATTGATTTGAGGACTCATTGGGCTAGACACGGCACCAACAAGTTTGTCATTATCAGGTAG